In Fibrobacter sp. UWR2, the following are encoded in one genomic region:
- a CDS encoding YidC/Oxa1 family insertase periplasmic-domain containing protein — MNKNTIIGSVLMAVIVIVWMTVNASNEEARAKARAAQAAKKAAAEQVADTKAPSELVLPVNKPEEKEPPVLGAPAAAPKDSAAQAIADSAASVADSVAAADSAAAVKAPAIVPRTVTVETDKFIMTLSNEGGRVQSVIVKALKDSAGNFPELIQDTALGALDLKLGGADLSETFFAVDAPEWITVDADTSVEFTFTDANGNKVVRSYGFTKAGAAVRQVNRFVGFKPEAYELAWKGGMKETEVIPQGKSVGGASYFFSEVIYRNNEITERETFTDAMSFDEANYYWVGLRRKYVAMSVQFDKPVPAKVKAKHINVTVEGHSDPGTYSLTIADEVRADSMAYNLMVLPLQWDEVEALGQGYEKIIVTGSKWFPGSSVWFVWICKWLLKLLKFFYSIVPNYAVAILLITIIVRAFTTPFTVKQMKATRGLAALKPQMDEINVKYRSDPQKKQAAMMELYSKNGVNPFSSCTGCLPMLFQMPIFMGLFFVLGRAIELRGMPAFLWITDLSKSDVVWSGISIPFIMPAGLAILPWIMVVTTYFQTKVTMSGSAGMDPAQQKMMVWMMPAMMFVFSAVMPSGLVLYWIISNFWTIAQYKIMNRNIVAAKPSSKLDGKNVKDAKIVK; from the coding sequence ATGAACAAGAATACCATTATCGGTTCCGTACTCATGGCGGTAATCGTCATCGTGTGGATGACGGTGAACGCTTCGAACGAAGAGGCTAGGGCGAAGGCCCGGGCCGCCCAGGCTGCCAAGAAGGCTGCTGCGGAACAGGTCGCCGATACGAAAGCGCCTTCTGAACTCGTGCTTCCGGTGAATAAGCCCGAAGAGAAGGAACCGCCTGTACTTGGCGCTCCTGCCGCTGCCCCGAAGGATTCCGCTGCCCAGGCTATTGCCGACAGCGCTGCTTCCGTTGCCGATTCTGTAGCTGCCGCCGATTCTGCTGCCGCAGTCAAGGCCCCTGCGATTGTCCCGCGCACGGTGACCGTCGAAACCGACAAGTTCATCATGACGCTCTCCAACGAGGGCGGACGCGTCCAGAGCGTTATCGTGAAGGCCCTGAAGGACAGTGCCGGTAACTTCCCCGAGCTCATCCAGGATACGGCGCTTGGCGCCCTCGACCTCAAGCTTGGCGGTGCCGACCTGAGCGAAACCTTTTTTGCTGTCGATGCCCCGGAATGGATTACGGTAGATGCTGATACGAGCGTGGAATTCACGTTTACCGATGCGAACGGAAATAAGGTCGTGCGTTCTTACGGGTTTACGAAGGCCGGTGCTGCCGTGCGTCAGGTGAACAGGTTTGTCGGGTTCAAGCCCGAAGCCTACGAACTTGCCTGGAAGGGCGGCATGAAGGAAACGGAAGTCATTCCGCAGGGCAAGAGTGTCGGTGGCGCGAGCTACTTCTTCAGTGAAGTCATCTACAGGAACAACGAGATTACCGAGCGCGAGACGTTTACTGATGCCATGTCGTTCGACGAGGCCAACTACTACTGGGTGGGCCTGCGCCGCAAGTACGTGGCCATGTCAGTGCAGTTCGATAAGCCTGTCCCTGCCAAGGTGAAGGCCAAACATATCAATGTTACTGTTGAAGGCCATTCTGACCCCGGTACCTACAGCCTCACCATCGCCGACGAAGTCCGTGCCGATTCCATGGCCTACAACCTCATGGTTCTCCCGCTCCAGTGGGACGAAGTTGAAGCCCTCGGCCAGGGCTATGAAAAGATTATCGTGACGGGTTCCAAGTGGTTCCCCGGTTCCAGTGTGTGGTTCGTGTGGATTTGCAAGTGGCTCCTCAAGCTGCTCAAGTTCTTCTACTCGATTGTCCCGAACTATGCAGTGGCCATCCTCCTCATTACGATTATCGTGCGCGCCTTTACGACTCCCTTTACCGTCAAGCAGATGAAGGCTACGCGCGGGCTTGCAGCGCTCAAGCCGCAGATGGACGAGATTAACGTGAAGTACAGGAGCGATCCGCAGAAGAAGCAGGCCGCCATGATGGAACTCTATTCCAAGAATGGCGTGAACCCGTTCTCTAGCTGCACGGGCTGCCTGCCGATGCTGTTCCAGATGCCGATATTCATGGGCCTCTTCTTTGTGCTTGGTCGTGCTATTGAATTGCGCGGCATGCCAGCATTCCTCTGGATTACCGACTTGAGCAAGAGCGATGTGGTGTGGAGCGGAATTTCCATCCCGTTCATCATGCCTGCGGGCCTTGCTATTCTCCCGTGGATCATGGTCGTGACGACCTACTTCCAGACGAAGGTCACCATGAGCGGCAGCGCCGGCATGGACCCTGCCCAGCAGAAGATGATGGTGTGGATGATGCCTGCCATGATGTTCGTCTTTAGCGCGGTGATGCCCTCCGGCCTCGTGCTCTACTGGATTATCAGTAACTTCTGGACCATCGCCCAGTACAAGATCATGAACCGCAACATTGTTGCCGCCAAGCCCTCTTCTAAGCTCGACGGCAAGAACGTGAAAGACGCTAAGATAGTGAAGTAA